The genomic interval AAAACGGATTGCGATGTGTAGCTTGATAAATGCTGTAACGATAGCGCTTCCCTACACAGTCATAGCGACAATGAAAGTTTTGATCAATAAAAGAAACTTCATGAACATAAATATCATCAGGCAATGCACTGTTCATCGCATGTTGCCAACGTTTGGGCATGATGTTTAAATGCGTATCAAAATGAAAATATTGCTCTTTTGCATGTACACCGCGGTCCGTTCGACTTGATGGATGAATCCGTACATGTTGTTGATGCATTCGCTTTAATATTTTTTCAAAGTAACCTTGAACTGTTCGTCCTTGATTTTGAATTTGAAATCCTAAAAATTGTGCACCGTTATAACTGATTTTAACGAGGACACGTTGCATAATATCGTCCTTTCTTTAAAAAGTATGGCCTAACCATATAGAGACCGCTGCAATTGGAACGAGGCTGATGATTAATAATGTGTCTTTCAGCTGCCATTTTAAAATCCGATAACTCGTACGTTCTGCATTTGCATCATACCCTCTCACTTCCATCGCAATGGCAAGTTCTTCTGCACGTTGAAATGCGGATATAAACAATGGAATGAGTAATGGAATGAATGCTCTAATTCTCGCCATCAATGAGCCTGAACTAATATCAGAGCCTCGTGACTTTTGAGACAGTATAATTTTATCTAGCTCTTCCATCAATGTTGGAATAAAGCGTAGTGCAATCGACATCATCATACTTAACGCTGCTACAGGAATTTTAATATATTTCAATGGTTTAAACAGACGATCAAATGCATCAGTCAAATTCAATGGACTCGTTGTCAATGTCAAAATCGTTGAAACAATCATAATAAACCCAAGTCGTAGCACGATGAATATCCCTTCTCTAATTCCGTTCGAATCAATGGTAATGAAGCCCCATTCAATCAAACGCGTGCCCCCTTTTGTAAGAAACAAGTGCATGATAAAGGTTAAAATTAAAAAGAAGAACACTGGCAAGAGTCCTTTGATGAGAAACCAAAATGGAATACGCGCGAGTTTAGTGATTGTGAGTAGTATAAGTGCAAGCCACAAATAACTTAATGGATGATAACTTAAAAAAATAATGATAATAAATAAAAATACAAAAATCAGTTTCGCGCGTGGATCGAGCCGATGTATGACAGTATCTAGAGGGAGAAAACGTCCAATAATTAACTTATCTTTCATGACGTTGCCTCCATCCTTCATAAATCTCCACAAACGATGCTTCTGTTAATGCTAACTTGTCGAACTGGACACCTAATTTTGCTTCTACATCACGCTGTAAACGCACAATATCGGGTAGACACAAGTGCAATGCATTGACATCATCAGGACGTTGAAAAAAGTCATAAGGCGTCGTGGATTCAATTAAAGTTCCGCGCTGCATAATTTTAAGCTCATCTGCATATTGAGCGACATCATTCATATCATGCGTCACTAAAATTATCGTTTTGCCTTCTTCTAACTGCAACTTTTTAAATAACGTCATCACCTGTGCCTTACTTCGTGGATCTAACCCTGCTGTCGGTTCGTCTAAAATTAAAATGTCAGGATCCATCGCTAATATGGCAGCGAGCGCGACTTTACGCATTTGTCCTCCCGAAAGTATAAATGGCGACTGCTGCATAATTTTCTCTGCATCAAAGCCCAATTCACCGAGTAACATCATCGCTTTGTCACGTGCTTCGTCTAAGTTCAGTCCATAATTTCGAGGTCCGAATAGCACTTCCTTTTCCACAGTCTCTTCAAACAACTGTGATTCCGGAAATTGAAAAACCATACCTATCCGCTGACGAATGGATTTCAGATGTTTATCTTTCGTTTTGCGATTGACGGTGACATCTAACACTTGCACCTTTCCACGCGTCGGTTTCAGCAAGCCATTGAAATGTTGAATCAACGTTGACTTGCCTGAACCTGTTTTCCCGATAATCGCATAATAACGTCCTGGCAAAAATTCTGTTGTGATTTGATTCAACGCTTGATATTCATACGGTGTTTTCTTTTGATACGTATACGAAACTTCTTCAAATTTAATCATGTCAACCGCTCCAATAATCCTTCATAAGTCATAAACGACTGGCTAATGTTCAACTTTTGAGCCATACGCATCTCAAAAGGCAAGTTCAAACCAATCTCTACTAACGCCTCGCCTTGCTCAAAAATCTTTTCAACCGTTCCATCTAAAAACACTTCGCCACGATTCATCACAATCACGCGATCTGATGACACGACTTCTGACAGGTCATGGGTAATCGCAATCACCGTCACACCTTTGTTTTGATTGAGTGCTTTCACCATCGCCAATATTTCACGTCGACCTTCTGGATCTAACATCGCTGTCGCTTCATCAAAAATAATCAGTTGTGGCAAAAGTGCTAACACACTCGCAATTGCGACACGTTGTTTTTGTCCACCAGAAAGCGCAGTCGGTTCATGGTGCTGTTTATCATACATATCCACATCTTTGAGCACTGAAGGCACGATTTCATGCATCTCATCATAGGATAGCCCTTTATTTTCCAAGCCAAAAGCGACATCAAAACTCACGGTCGAACCGACAAATTGATTTTCAGGATTTTGAAACACAATACCGATATGGTGAAGAAAAGCAGAACGGTCGACGCCTTTTATAGAACTTCCATTAATACGGATATCCCCTTCATAACCTTGTTCAATACCTGTGAGCAGTTTCGCTAATGTCGATTTACCTGAGCCGTTATGACCTACAATGGATAACCAATCTCCTTTTTTAACTTTGAATTGGATATCATTTAAAACTTTCGGTTGATCCTCATGATATTGAAATGAAACGTGATCAAACTCTATCAAGTATTCGTGTTCCATTTCTAGCGCCTCCTTTGTGTGCTAATATGACTATTTTACAAAAAACAGCGTCATTTGTATATGTATCGGAAATGTTTGACGTATATTCAATAAAATCGTGATAACA from Staphylococcus sp. MI 10-1553 carries:
- a CDS encoding energy-coupling factor transporter transmembrane component T family protein — protein: MKDKLIIGRFLPLDTVIHRLDPRAKLIFVFLFIIIIFLSYHPLSYLWLALILLTITKLARIPFWFLIKGLLPVFFFLILTFIMHLFLTKGGTRLIEWGFITIDSNGIREGIFIVLRLGFIMIVSTILTLTTSPLNLTDAFDRLFKPLKYIKIPVAALSMMMSIALRFIPTLMEELDKIILSQKSRGSDISSGSLMARIRAFIPLLIPLFISAFQRAEELAIAMEVRGYDANAERTSYRILKWQLKDTLLIISLVPIAAVSIWLGHTF
- a CDS encoding energy-coupling factor transporter ATPase; its protein translation is MIKFEEVSYTYQKKTPYEYQALNQITTEFLPGRYYAIIGKTGSGKSTLIQHFNGLLKPTRGKVQVLDVTVNRKTKDKHLKSIRQRIGMVFQFPESQLFEETVEKEVLFGPRNYGLNLDEARDKAMMLLGELGFDAEKIMQQSPFILSGGQMRKVALAAILAMDPDILILDEPTAGLDPRSKAQVMTLFKKLQLEEGKTIILVTHDMNDVAQYADELKIMQRGTLIESTTPYDFFQRPDDVNALHLCLPDIVRLQRDVEAKLGVQFDKLALTEASFVEIYEGWRQRHER
- a CDS encoding energy-coupling factor transporter ATPase; amino-acid sequence: MEHEYLIEFDHVSFQYHEDQPKVLNDIQFKVKKGDWLSIVGHNGSGKSTLAKLLTGIEQGYEGDIRINGSSIKGVDRSAFLHHIGIVFQNPENQFVGSTVSFDVAFGLENKGLSYDEMHEIVPSVLKDVDMYDKQHHEPTALSGGQKQRVAIASVLALLPQLIIFDEATAMLDPEGRREILAMVKALNQNKGVTVIAITHDLSEVVSSDRVIVMNRGEVFLDGTVEKIFEQGEALVEIGLNLPFEMRMAQKLNISQSFMTYEGLLERLT